The genomic interval TCCCAGAAGCCCCATGGACCTCTCTGGACCCCCGACGAGAAAGAGCCGCACCCTTTCGGTAGGGCTGCCTGTAGAAGACAAGGACCGACCCGCATGGCCAGCGGCAGTCATGCTCGCCAGGGAGAATGAAAGACCTCGCGGAGGTTCCACGCGAGAAACCGCTCCTCGGGACGATACGTGTCGCGAATCGGAATGCGGATGGGTCGTTTGTGGAAACGGCCGAGCGACTCCTTGAATCCGGTGGTGCCGACGACTGCCTCGGACACCAGGACCACGTTGCCGTCGACAGGTTGCGAGATCGTGAAGGCGCCTGCGTCGAACAGCTTGTGGTGCAGGACACAGAGCGCGATGCCGTTCCGAATCTCGTCCGGTCCACCCGCCTGATGCCACTTGATGTGGGCGGCGTCGAGCGCTACCGAGCGCGCCCCGATGCGGACATCGAAGTCGCAGACCGCGCAGCGGTACTCGTAGGCCCGCAGCACCACCGCACGGAAGCCGGGGTCTCTCATCGTGCGGCGTTTCCCGGCCGCAAACTCGGGATCGATACCGACGGCCTGGAGGATCTCGTCGTGCTGGCTGTCCGGGAAATGTGCGGCCAGAAGGTCGCTCGCGACCGCGGCCGCGAGTCGGTGATTCGCGCGGAGTGTCTCGTAGATGTTCTCGATCAAGCCGCCGTGGACGTTGGCCCGAAGGAGTGCTGTCTTGTGGGCGTCGCCGCTGCTGGTGACGGAAATGCCGTCGGTACGGTCGAGCTCCCACACGCCGTCATGCTGCAGGCGCCAGAACGGGAACTCCGTATGCACGGCCTTTCGCGGCGGTCCGAATTCGCGCAACAACTCGCCGAGCCGCTCGTCGACTAGTCGGTAGGACGCCATGCGGCTTTCGCCGCTCAGGCAGCGTCCGATGGCCCACAATACGAGGAGGCACTTGTGGGGTGCGCGCTGCCCGTTGCGCTGCCAGACCTGCAAGTCCCGGAAGCGAGCTCGCACGTTGTCGGGAGTCACGGGGGTAACGGGGGTCACGGCTGCGCCTGTTTCGAATAAACCCTCTCGGACTACATCTTTGCTGCGCGTCGAAGGAACTCGGCCAGTTCGTCGAATACCGGGCTCGTGACCGGAATCGGATTGTGTGTCTTCGACCAGATGTGCGCCGCGCCGGCGCTCGGGTCATCCCTGCACGTGATGGCGACCGCGGTCTGGAACTGCATCTTTGCACGCTTCACGGCGTCCCATTCGTCGCAATCGGTCGCGGGGCATTCGTCGAGTCGCCGCAGGCAGTCGGCAAGGTCGTTGCGCTCCCGGAGGATGGCGTCCATGAGCAACGTCTCCAGAGCCCCCGTGGTGTCCGCACGGGGAATCATGAAGATGCCTGTGGACGGCGTGCCTTCGGCGATGTCGGCATGGCGCCCCGGGGCGGCGCCCCGGGGCGGGCAGTCCTTCCAGCGTGAGCGCGTCGTGCGCGTTCTTCCACCGTGCCGCCGGCTTGGTGTCGTTGTCGCCGATGATCAGGAGTCGTCTCAGCTTCCGCCAATCAGAGCTCGTTCGGAGCCCCTGGACGTGCCTCGCGAACCTCTCGTAACCCTGCGCGTAGTTCACTGAGAAACCGTCCAGCTTCTCGCGGCGCAGCAATCGTCTGACCAGACGCACGTCCGCGGGGCCTTCGCAGAGCACGTAGACCGGGTCGTCGAAACGGAACGGATTCCCTTCCGTGTCGGCCATGATGCCCGACTACCTGATCTCGAGGCCTTCTTCCAGAGCGGCCGCGAAGTGCTGGCCGTCGAAGCAGTCGATCGCGCTGGCTCCGTTGTCCTTCGTGGTCCGCAGCAGGCGAAATTCGTCGGGATGCTCCCGGACGACCGGCAGCAACGCGCGCAAGTACTCGAGACTGTGGGTCGTTGCGAACAGTTGGGTGTTCGATTCCCGGGCGGAGTGCAGGATCGCCGCTGACGCACGGCGCATGAGATCGAAGTACAGGCCGTTCTCCATCTCGTCGATGAGGATGATCCCGCGCGAGAAGTGATGCACGGCGAGCAGGATGGACAGCATCTTGTTGATGCCGTCGGAGACCAGCGGCAGCGGCACCTTTTCGTGCACGGAGCGAAGCTTCGCGTGAACCATGGCGGTGCCGCCGTGGTACTCGACGCTCAGTCCTTCGATGAAGGGGAACTGCTTGCGGACGGCCGAGACGACGGCCTCGTGTTCTCCCTTCTTGCTCAGCGAGGAGAATCGTTGACCGTTGTGTTCCGGGCCCTCGCGGAGCACCGGGGACAGGAGGATCGCCGGGAAAGTCTCGACCACCGTTCCGAATGACAAACCCTGACCGGTAAGCGCCGACTGGCACCTGACGGCGTCGCCGTTGGCGAGTCCGTATTCGAAGTCGATTGCAGCGTGCCGCACGTGTTCTTCGACCGATCCCTTCCCAAACGGCAGGGTGGCGCTCGCCGGTGGACCGTAAGACACGTTCAGCGACCGGGTGTTCTCATCGGTCCCCACGGCACGCAGCGCGATGGTGGATGTCTGATCGAAATCGAAGAACAGGTCCCGCCACAAGGACTCGAAGGACCCGCGTTCCGCAGAAATGGAGACGCTGTCTCCAAGACCGCGCATGCGTCGAATCTTGAGCGCCAGCTCCGGTCCGACACTGGCGAGCAGGAAGAGCGCTTCCAGGAAGGCCGTCTTGCCGCCGCCGTTGCGGCCGACGATGACGTTGAACCGGCCGAGGTCGCGGAGATGCACGTCCTGGAAGCACTTGAAGTTCGAGATCTTGAGATCCTGAATCATGGGACTTGCCGCGCGGGATGCGCGGCGTAAGCGCTCCGGGATGGCGGCCCCTACCCGATCCCGATCCGCAGCACCGTGAACAGCAGCCAGCACGTGAACCCGCCGACGATGGTCATCGAGAGGCCCCACGCCATCAGCTTGTTGAACAGCTTCCGCGGGTCCTCCGACTTCGGCGCCGCGGCCATGCACAACGCCCCCAGGGTCGACAGCGCGGAGACGTCCACCAGGTGCGCCCCGACGTTCATCGACGAGGCGATGGCCAGCGGGTCCACCCCGCCGACCTGCTCGGCCAGCCCCGGCACGGTGGGCAGGAACGCCGGCAGGACGACCCCCGACGTGCTGCTGTAGATGGAGATGAAGCCGGTGGTGAACGCCATGACCGCGGTCACCGTGTTCGCGGTCGACACGCCGGCGAGCACGCGGGTGAACAGCTCCAGGCCGCCGGTCTCGTCGAGGACCGAGATGAGGACGGTGACGCCGCAGACCATCATGATCACGCGCCAGGGCATGATCTTGACCGCCTCGGATTCGTCGCCCGCCTTGAGCAGCGCCAGAATGATGGCGCACCCGAACGCGCCGAGCCCCACGTCGACGCCGAACAGGATCACGCCCAC from Acidobacteriota bacterium carries:
- a CDS encoding restriction endonuclease, with translation MTPDNVRARFRDLQVWQRNGQRAPHKCLLVLWAIGRCLSGESRMASYRLVDERLGELLREFGPPRKAVHTEFPFWRLQHDGVWELDRTDGISVTSSGDAHKTALLRANVHGGLIENIYETLRANHRLAAAVASDLLAAHFPDSQHDEILQAVGIDPEFAAGKRRTMRDPGFRAVVLRAYEYRCAVCDFDVRIGARSVALDAAHIKWHQAGGPDEIRNGIALCVLHHKLFDAGAFTISQPVDGNVVLVSEAVVGTTGFKESLGRFHKRPIRIPIRDTYRPEERFLAWNLREVFHSPWRA
- a CDS encoding AAA family ATPase, with translation MIQDLKISNFKCFQDVHLRDLGRFNVIVGRNGGGKTAFLEALFLLASVGPELALKIRRMRGLGDSVSISAERGSFESLWRDLFFDFDQTSTIALRAVGTDENTRSLNVSYGPPASATLPFGKGSVEEHVRHAAIDFEYGLANGDAVRCQSALTGQGLSFGTVVETFPAILLSPVLREGPEHNGQRFSSLSKKGEHEAVVSAVRKQFPFIEGLSVEYHGGTAMVHAKLRSVHEKVPLPLVSDGINKMLSILLAVHHFSRGIILIDEMENGLYFDLMRRASAAILHSARESNTQLFATTHSLEYLRALLPVVREHPDEFRLLRTTKDNGASAIDCFDGQHFAAALEEGLEIR